From Hyphomicrobiales bacterium, the proteins below share one genomic window:
- a CDS encoding Rieske 2Fe-2S domain-containing protein: MSGQTTQSKTQGMNDWTPVYLDDFLKAGAVVRSFVGDHDIALWRSFSGKVHAWLNRCPHRGMRLSYGFVRGEMLACIYHGWHYGEDTVCRYIPAHPELTPPDTIQATAFNCVQKGGLIWVGKEDANKAALNGPEGHGVRSLVINAPLQNVRSALGMDDAISSKVNVEKIPSILALQALSDNKTNLHILSQEPMEPEQKKVLSRWAEQARREIELEQGTT; the protein is encoded by the coding sequence ATGTCCGGTCAGACCACTCAAAGCAAGACACAAGGGATGAATGATTGGACGCCCGTCTATCTTGATGATTTTTTAAAGGCAGGCGCGGTTGTTCGAAGTTTTGTCGGCGACCATGACATTGCATTATGGCGGTCGTTTTCAGGTAAAGTTCATGCGTGGTTAAATCGCTGTCCCCATCGTGGAATGCGCTTATCTTATGGCTTTGTGCGCGGTGAAATGCTGGCCTGTATCTATCACGGTTGGCATTACGGCGAAGACACTGTGTGTCGATACATCCCTGCGCATCCAGAATTAACACCGCCAGATACAATCCAAGCGACCGCATTTAATTGCGTGCAAAAAGGTGGATTAATCTGGGTTGGAAAGGAAGATGCAAATAAAGCGGCTTTAAATGGCCCAGAAGGTCATGGGGTGCGCAGTTTAGTGATCAATGCGCCCTTACAAAATGTTAGATCAGCACTTGGCATGGATGATGCTATTTCATCCAAGGTTAATGTTGAGAAAATTCCATCCATATTGGCCTTGCAGGCCCTTTCAGATAACAAAACTAATCTCCATATTTTGTCACAAGAACCAATGGAACCTGAACAAAAGAAAGTTCTATCGCGGTGGGCTGAACAGGCGCGTCGTGAAATTGAATTAGAGCAGGGTACGACATGA
- the urtD gene encoding urea ABC transporter ATP-binding protein UrtD: MSALLEVSGVSVSFDGFKAINNLSFSINEAELRAVIGPNGAGKTTFMDIVTGKTKPDEGVVSYGSPPRDLLRENESAIARLGIGRKFQRPTVFENQTVLENLQMALANQRGPLDVLFYKRSSNDMEKIEALAEQVGLADQLRRASGELSHGQKQWLEIGMLLAQDPKVLLVDEPAAGMTVGEREKTTDILKKAAETRAVIVVEHDMEFVRRLDCKVTVLHEGSVLAEGSLDHVTANESVIEVYLGR; the protein is encoded by the coding sequence ATGAGTGCGCTTTTAGAAGTTTCTGGCGTATCCGTTTCCTTTGATGGGTTTAAGGCAATCAACAACCTTTCGTTCTCAATCAATGAAGCCGAACTACGCGCGGTTATCGGGCCAAATGGTGCGGGTAAAACAACCTTTATGGATATCGTAACGGGCAAAACCAAACCAGATGAAGGCGTGGTTTCCTATGGCTCGCCGCCGCGTGATTTATTGCGCGAAAATGAGAGTGCCATTGCAAGGCTTGGTATTGGCCGCAAATTTCAGCGCCCCACTGTGTTTGAAAACCAAACGGTTCTTGAAAACCTACAAATGGCGCTCGCAAATCAACGTGGTCCCTTGGATGTGTTGTTTTACAAACGCTCATCAAACGACATGGAAAAGATTGAAGCGCTGGCAGAACAAGTTGGCCTTGCAGACCAATTACGCCGCGCGTCTGGCGAACTCTCCCATGGGCAAAAACAATGGCTCGAAATCGGCATGCTGCTCGCCCAAGATCCGAAGGTTTTGTTGGTCGATGAGCCAGCCGCAGGCATGACGGTTGGGGAGCGCGAAAAGACGACAGACATTTTGAAAAAAGCAGCTGAAACCCGCGCCGTCATCGTCGTGGAGCATGACATGGAATTTGTGCGCCGCCTTGATTGCAAGGTGACGGTTCTGCATGAGGGTTCTGTTTTGGCGGAAGGAAGCCTCGATCATGTGACCGCAAATGAATCCGTAATTGAAGTTTATCTAGGGCGTTAA
- a CDS encoding BMP family ABC transporter substrate-binding protein — protein sequence MKKLSRTLTKTLVAAALTAGLSLTASAADKFKVGFVYPSPVGDVGWAQELDKGRKGIEAAFGDKVETVVVENVPEGPDAARIMNQMASQGADMIMLGSFGYMNDGLKLAARKKDMSFIHASGFKTADNFGNFQTRNYESAYIAGIAAGYLTKSNTFGIVAAYPIPEVVGIINTFTLGAQKVNPDVTVKVVWLNSWFNPSKAQESARSLISQSADVVFSLYQDTPSVVTVGEEEGVYVINTSSDMKKYAPTKLLASLAIDWVPYFTERVKAAMDGTFKGEPYWGGMADDAVSVASLSSDLSAEQRAEIDKVTASIKSGAFHPMSGPIVDQDGAEKVAAGSAISDGDMLGINWLVKGVETRIPN from the coding sequence ATGAAGAAACTATCGAGAACATTAACAAAGACGCTGGTCGCAGCAGCGTTAACAGCGGGACTTAGCTTAACAGCAAGTGCTGCCGACAAATTCAAAGTTGGATTTGTTTATCCATCACCAGTGGGTGACGTGGGTTGGGCGCAAGAGCTTGATAAAGGCCGCAAGGGCATTGAAGCAGCTTTTGGTGACAAGGTGGAAACCGTTGTTGTTGAAAATGTCCCTGAAGGACCAGACGCTGCACGCATCATGAACCAAATGGCCTCTCAAGGCGCGGACATGATCATGCTTGGTTCGTTCGGTTATATGAACGACGGTTTGAAACTTGCCGCACGTAAAAAAGACATGAGCTTTATTCATGCCAGTGGTTTCAAAACCGCTGATAATTTCGGCAATTTCCAAACCCGCAATTATGAGAGCGCTTATATCGCAGGTATTGCTGCTGGCTATCTAACGAAGTCAAACACATTTGGCATTGTTGCTGCTTACCCAATTCCAGAAGTGGTTGGCATCATCAACACATTCACACTTGGTGCGCAGAAGGTGAACCCAGATGTGACAGTGAAGGTTGTTTGGCTGAACTCTTGGTTCAATCCATCCAAAGCACAAGAATCTGCACGCTCACTGATTTCACAATCAGCCGATGTGGTTTTCTCGCTTTACCAAGACACACCATCCGTTGTGACTGTGGGTGAAGAAGAAGGTGTTTATGTCATCAACACATCATCCGACATGAAGAAATACGCACCAACTAAATTGCTTGCGTCTCTTGCAATCGATTGGGTTCCTTATTTCACTGAGCGCGTGAAAGCGGCGATGGATGGCACTTTTAAAGGCGAGCCTTATTGGGGTGGAATGGCTGACGATGCAGTGAGCGTTGCCTCATTGTCCAGTGACTTGAGTGCTGAACAAAGAGCTGAAATCGACAAAGTTACGGCCAGCATCAAGAGCGGTGCGTTTCACCCAATGAGCGGCCCGATTGTTGATCAAGATGGCGCTGAGAAGGTTGCTGCAGGGTCTGCGATTTCTGATGGCGACATGCTTGGCATCAACTGGCTCGTGAAGGGCGTTGAAACACGCATCCCTAACTAA
- a CDS encoding ABC transporter permease, whose amino-acid sequence MEPLIFILAGTLAAATPLLYAALGELVAEKSGMLNLGVEGMMAVGAASGFVIVALTGSHALGFLGGAVVAMLLSLVYAALTIVFLANQVASGLSIGILGLGISAAIGKEYEGTTVTTFAKLDLPILSDIPFLGRAIFDQDILVYGAIALAILIWYLLEKTKLGLIIRAVGESPHSSHVLGYNVALIRLSCVAFGGAMAGIGGAYLSTAYTPLWADGMVAGRGWIVVALIVFGTWMVPRVMFGAYLFGALTLLELSIQGIGFNVPSQILSASPYIITIVVLAIISRNPILIRQKSPMSLGETFKANS is encoded by the coding sequence ATTGAACCTTTAATCTTTATTCTCGCCGGAACATTGGCTGCTGCCACACCTCTTTTATATGCAGCGTTGGGCGAATTGGTGGCGGAGAAATCCGGTATGTTGAACCTTGGCGTTGAGGGCATGATGGCAGTTGGTGCCGCGTCAGGTTTCGTCATTGTGGCGCTTACCGGTTCCCATGCCCTTGGTTTTTTAGGTGGTGCCGTTGTTGCGATGCTTCTGTCGCTTGTCTATGCAGCGCTTACGATTGTGTTCTTGGCAAATCAGGTGGCGTCTGGTCTTTCCATCGGCATCTTGGGGCTCGGCATTTCAGCGGCCATCGGCAAAGAATATGAAGGCACGACTGTTACGACTTTTGCGAAATTGGACCTGCCAATTTTGAGCGATATACCCTTCTTGGGCCGTGCAATTTTTGATCAAGATATTCTGGTTTATGGCGCGATCGCGCTTGCGATTTTGATTTGGTATTTGCTTGAGAAAACCAAACTAGGCTTGATCATTCGTGCCGTGGGTGAATCGCCTCACTCCTCCCATGTACTGGGATATAATGTCGCGCTCATACGTTTGTCATGTGTGGCTTTTGGTGGAGCGATGGCAGGCATCGGCGGCGCTTATCTTTCCACGGCCTATACACCGTTATGGGCAGATGGCATGGTCGCAGGGCGAGGCTGGATTGTCGTTGCTCTTATCGTCTTTGGCACATGGATGGTGCCGCGTGTTATGTTTGGTGCATATTTATTTGGCGCACTCACATTGCTTGAACTGTCAATTCAGGGAATTGGATTTAACGTCCCATCCCAGATTTTGTCGGCATCGCCCTACATCATCACGATTGTCGTTCTTGCCATAATTTCAAGAAACCCAATTCTCATTAGACAGAAAAGTCCGATGAGTTTGGGGGAAACGTTTAAAGCCAATTCGTAG
- a CDS encoding ABC transporter ATP-binding protein, producing the protein MTSKVPLLELKGVTKIYPSVVANDDIDLTVYNGEIHAVLGENGAGKSTLMKTIYGVHPPDKGEMKWQGQSIKIRNPAHARSVGIGMVFQHFSLFETLSVVENISLAVPGSIPELTKNIEEAASRFGLDINPDAKVQSLTVGERQRVEILRSILRKPKLLVLDEPTSVLSPQGIEQLFDTLRAFAKEGYGIIFISHKLDEIRELCDVATILRGGKLMGRVNPREETNESLTRLMIGHDIPIIDRGDDKTTAKEMIRLNALTYKPEDPFATSLDQVDMSVKAGEVVGIAGVSGNGQQTLAALLSGETKLPTAHNEFITLDGEGISSLGPAERRKRGLHLIPEERIGRGAVQGLSLSNNGVLTGYNAGLTSKGFLNFGAMKRFAKSVIEDYDVRCGGEASDARSLSGGNLQKFIVGREISLKPRVLIVSQPTWGVDVGAAAAIRQRLLELKNEGVALIIISEELSELLEVCDRLHVIFRGRLSPSVDRKDMSVDRIGLAMTGNFDALSNQEGKAVANG; encoded by the coding sequence ATGACGAGTAAAGTGCCATTGCTAGAACTTAAAGGCGTCACGAAAATCTACCCGTCGGTTGTCGCCAATGATGATATTGATTTGACCGTTTATAATGGTGAAATCCACGCCGTCTTGGGTGAGAATGGGGCTGGCAAATCAACCTTGATGAAGACCATCTATGGTGTTCACCCGCCCGATAAAGGCGAGATGAAATGGCAGGGTCAGTCGATCAAAATTCGTAATCCTGCCCATGCGCGTTCGGTCGGTATCGGGATGGTTTTTCAGCATTTCTCGCTGTTTGAAACATTGAGTGTCGTCGAAAACATTTCGCTCGCCGTGCCTGGTTCAATACCTGAACTCACGAAGAACATCGAAGAAGCTGCAAGCCGCTTTGGACTTGATATAAACCCTGATGCAAAGGTGCAGTCACTCACTGTGGGCGAGCGTCAACGGGTTGAAATTTTGCGCAGTATTTTGCGTAAACCCAAATTGTTAGTGCTGGATGAGCCGACTTCTGTTTTGTCGCCGCAGGGCATTGAGCAGTTGTTTGATACGCTCCGAGCATTTGCCAAAGAGGGGTATGGCATCATTTTCATTTCCCATAAGCTCGACGAAATTCGAGAGCTTTGTGATGTCGCGACGATCTTGCGTGGTGGTAAATTGATGGGGCGGGTCAACCCGAGAGAAGAGACGAATGAATCGCTCACTCGTTTGATGATTGGCCACGACATCCCGATTATTGATCGGGGCGATGATAAGACCACGGCTAAGGAAATGATCCGCCTTAATGCGTTGACCTATAAGCCCGAAGACCCCTTTGCGACCTCGCTTGATCAAGTTGATATGTCGGTTAAAGCAGGAGAGGTTGTCGGTATCGCGGGCGTGTCTGGTAATGGCCAACAAACGCTGGCGGCTCTGCTTTCAGGTGAAACCAAACTGCCAACAGCGCACAATGAATTTATTACATTGGACGGCGAAGGGATCAGCTCGCTCGGCCCAGCAGAACGGCGCAAACGTGGTTTGCATCTTATTCCCGAAGAGCGCATCGGGCGCGGTGCCGTGCAGGGGCTTTCGCTTTCAAACAATGGCGTTTTGACGGGCTATAACGCTGGCCTGACTTCGAAGGGCTTTTTGAATTTTGGCGCCATGAAGCGCTTCGCCAAATCGGTCATTGAAGACTATGATGTGCGGTGTGGCGGGGAGGCGAGTGACGCACGTAGTCTTTCTGGTGGTAACTTGCAAAAGTTCATCGTTGGGCGTGAGATCAGCCTGAAACCAAGAGTGCTGATTGTATCACAACCCACTTGGGGCGTTGATGTTGGGGCGGCGGCTGCCATCCGTCAACGGCTTTTGGAATTGAAAAACGAAGGCGTCGCTCTCATCATTATCTCAGAAGAATTAAGTGAGCTGTTAGAAGTTTGCGACCGTCTTCACGTAATCTTCCGTGGCCGCCTGTCGCCGTCTGTTGACCGCAAAGACATGAGCGTGGACCGGATCGGTCTTGCCATGACTGGAAATTTTGATGCCCTTTCAAATCAAGAGGGAAAGGCGGTGGCAAATGGCTAG
- the urtE gene encoding urea ABC transporter ATP-binding subunit UrtE has protein sequence MLNIDNLTLHYGQSQILYDVSVEAERGAVTCIMGTNGVGKTSLLKAIAGVHQRSGGDMSLDGETLGKTPARLLAQKGVAYVPQGREIFPLLTVRENLETGFACLPRNDRIIPDEIFELFPVLKEMENRRGGDLSGGQQQQLSIGRALVTKPKLLLLDEPTEGIQPNIIQQIGRVIEYLRDQGTMAIVLVEQYFEFAYGLADEFYVMKRGAIELSGSKQTLDKKDLLASVSV, from the coding sequence ATGTTGAATATCGATAATCTTACTTTGCATTATGGGCAGTCACAAATTCTCTATGATGTTTCCGTTGAAGCAGAGCGCGGTGCCGTTACCTGTATTATGGGGACCAATGGCGTTGGTAAAACGAGCTTGTTGAAAGCGATTGCTGGCGTGCATCAACGCTCAGGTGGGGATATGTCGCTGGATGGAGAGACGCTCGGCAAAACTCCGGCGCGATTGTTGGCCCAAAAGGGCGTTGCCTATGTGCCGCAGGGGCGTGAAATTTTTCCACTTCTTACGGTGCGCGAAAATCTGGAAACCGGTTTTGCCTGCTTGCCGCGAAATGATCGGATTATTCCAGACGAAATTTTCGAACTTTTTCCCGTCTTGAAAGAGATGGAAAACCGTCGCGGCGGGGATTTGTCTGGTGGGCAACAACAGCAACTTTCTATTGGGCGTGCATTGGTGACAAAACCAAAGCTCTTGCTTCTGGATGAACCGACAGAAGGCATTCAACCGAACATCATCCAGCAGATTGGCCGAGTGATCGAATATTTGCGTGATCAAGGTACAATGGCAATTGTGCTGGTCGAGCAGTATTTCGAATTTGCTTACGGTTTGGCGGATGAGTTCTACGTTATGAAACGCGGAGCCATTGAGCTTTCAGGGTCGAAACAAACGCTCGATAAGAAAGACCTTTTGGCCAGCGTCTCGGTGTAA
- a CDS encoding ABC transporter permease, whose translation MARFKIEPRTENSLFAPLLVSSIAIFLTAIAGSGLFLFYGKSPSAGFHAFFIEPLQSTYGIGEVLLKMGPLLLIAQGLAIGFRAKVWNIGAEGQLLIGAICGGYLAILFEGSSSPFLLVAMVVVGALGGMAWAGVAAWLKVRFNANEILVTFMMSSIALQLLYFLVTGPLKDPAGFNFPQSITFGEAALFPIIMEDTRVNASLFLGLFATVIAWVFIQRSLLGYQLIVGGLAPAASRYAGFSANRSVWMALLIGGAAAGAAGVAEVAGPLGMLQRNISPGYGFAAIIVAFLGGLNPIGIVLSSALMALIYVGGDFARLSIGLPSAVTAIFQGMLLTFYLASSFLLTHKLRFSTTTVSVKSTPEAAE comes from the coding sequence ATGGCTAGATTTAAAATTGAACCAAGAACCGAAAATTCGCTGTTTGCTCCTTTGCTGGTTAGCTCGATTGCGATTTTTCTAACCGCGATTGCAGGGAGTGGCTTGTTCCTCTTTTACGGAAAATCCCCAAGCGCCGGCTTCCATGCTTTTTTCATTGAACCGCTTCAATCGACCTACGGTATCGGCGAAGTGCTTTTGAAAATGGGGCCGCTTTTGTTGATTGCTCAAGGGCTCGCGATTGGATTTCGGGCAAAGGTTTGGAATATTGGCGCAGAAGGCCAACTTCTTATCGGTGCGATCTGTGGTGGCTATTTGGCAATCCTGTTTGAAGGCTCATCGTCTCCGTTTTTGCTGGTCGCCATGGTCGTCGTTGGTGCTTTGGGTGGCATGGCTTGGGCAGGTGTCGCTGCATGGCTTAAAGTGCGCTTCAATGCCAACGAAATTCTTGTCACCTTCATGATGTCGAGCATTGCCTTGCAGCTTTTATATTTCCTCGTGACAGGGCCCTTAAAAGATCCCGCAGGCTTTAACTTCCCGCAATCCATCACCTTTGGAGAGGCCGCACTCTTCCCCATTATTATGGAAGACACCCGCGTTAATGCGTCGCTCTTTCTAGGGCTTTTTGCAACGGTGATTGCATGGGTTTTCATCCAGCGTAGTCTGCTCGGTTATCAATTAATCGTCGGCGGATTGGCGCCTGCGGCTTCTCGCTATGCAGGTTTTTCAGCGAACCGTTCGGTGTGGATGGCATTGTTGATTGGCGGCGCTGCGGCAGGAGCGGCAGGGGTTGCAGAAGTCGCTGGACCTCTGGGAATGTTGCAACGAAACATCTCACCCGGTTATGGCTTTGCGGCGATCATCGTAGCGTTTCTAGGTGGGTTGAACCCTATTGGCATTGTTTTATCCAGCGCACTCATGGCGCTCATTTATGTTGGTGGAGATTTCGCAAGGCTATCCATCGGGCTCCCCAGTGCGGTGACGGCGATCTTTCAGGGCATGCTGCTTACCTTCTATCTCGCAAGCAGCTTCTTGCTCACTCACAAGCTTCGGTTTTCAACGACGACAGTGAGCGTGAAATCAACGCCGGAGGCTGCAGAATGA
- a CDS encoding aromatic ring-hydroxylating dioxygenase subunit alpha, producing the protein MITQASIDEWYPVAWFGGLELNAPRETVLMGQEITITRLDEGNAEVIGPDGSKLSSCTRFDHLWTSLGKPVHDVFEMPEALHDGRRHVPCGCIKVRCSPLRAVENFLDIAHFPYVHTGILGEEDHPEVRAYKVSEEDNEIWARKVQFFQPQAAVSAEGGIITDYMYRVPAPTVAVLYKTCPAKEDEWDIITLFVQPTGEQECAVWPWMSLYDDENGHTDLIHFQQTIFLQDRSILENQIPKLLPLDPKSEVPTKADLTSIAYRRWLKKRGLYYGAETEAA; encoded by the coding sequence ATGATCACTCAGGCTTCTATTGATGAATGGTATCCCGTTGCTTGGTTTGGTGGGCTTGAGTTAAATGCCCCGCGCGAGACGGTTTTGATGGGGCAGGAAATTACCATCACCCGATTGGATGAGGGGAATGCCGAGGTCATTGGCCCTGATGGCTCGAAGCTTTCATCATGCACCCGCTTTGACCATCTATGGACGTCGCTCGGCAAACCAGTACACGATGTATTCGAAATGCCTGAGGCCTTACATGATGGACGCAGACACGTGCCGTGTGGATGTATCAAGGTGAGATGCTCACCTCTTCGTGCCGTTGAGAACTTCCTCGATATCGCGCATTTTCCCTATGTGCATACGGGCATTTTGGGCGAGGAAGATCATCCCGAAGTGCGGGCTTATAAAGTGAGCGAAGAAGACAACGAAATTTGGGCTAGGAAGGTTCAATTCTTCCAACCTCAAGCAGCCGTTTCTGCTGAAGGTGGTATTATCACGGATTACATGTACCGCGTACCAGCGCCAACGGTTGCCGTGCTTTATAAAACCTGCCCAGCCAAGGAAGATGAGTGGGACATTATCACTTTGTTTGTCCAACCAACTGGCGAACAAGAATGCGCGGTTTGGCCTTGGATGTCGCTTTATGATGATGAAAATGGTCACACTGACCTGATCCACTTTCAGCAGACGATTTTTCTGCAAGATCGTTCAATTTTGGAAAACCAAATACCCAAGTTGCTGCCGCTTGATCCAAAATCTGAAGTGCCAACAAAAGCGGATCTAACCTCTATTGCTTATCGTCGTTGGTTGAAAAAACGTGGCCTTTATTATGGCGCAGAAACGGAGGCCGCATGA
- a CDS encoding acylphosphatase produces the protein MKIAEQLEFVGDFSSNEFCEWVRHRADRLGLVGWVRAISQQKVEVAVCGEPELIDAMEVACSLGPFSSTVEEINRTPYVGPDDVEKCEEFNIRAAC, from the coding sequence TTGAAAATTGCAGAACAATTAGAGTTTGTAGGTGATTTTTCATCCAACGAATTTTGCGAGTGGGTGAGACACCGAGCTGACCGCTTGGGGCTTGTTGGCTGGGTTCGGGCAATATCGCAACAAAAAGTGGAAGTAGCGGTTTGCGGTGAACCAGAGTTGATAGATGCGATGGAAGTCGCCTGTAGCCTTGGCCCTTTCAGTTCGACCGTCGAGGAGATCAATCGTACCCCCTATGTGGGACCTGATGACGTAGAAAAATGTGAAGAGTTTAATATCAGGGCAGCCTGCTAA
- a CDS encoding MurR/RpiR family transcriptional regulator: MSSETIAEKLRLKDEQLTRSERQLSDVILQNYPVSGLGTITTLASAAKVSTPTVARLVQKLGFSGFSNFQNALKAELDEKISSPLTKRDKWVDDAPDAHLLNRFTKAVIDNISQSMAKIDPQDFDKACGLLSDPERNIFVMGGRITRALSDYFFLHMQVIRENVVHIPSNSNAWPHYLLDFKKGDVVVVYDIRRYENGTLKFAEMARERGVEIILFSDQWVSPVANHATVCFTNHIAAPSAWDSNISTMLISEIVIAEVQERNWDKTRPRMEALEVMFDRTRFFRKF; encoded by the coding sequence TTGAGTTCGGAAACAATTGCAGAAAAGCTACGTCTTAAAGATGAACAGCTCACGCGCTCAGAGCGCCAACTGAGCGATGTTATTCTGCAAAATTATCCTGTCTCCGGCCTCGGCACGATTACCACGCTTGCCAGTGCTGCCAAGGTTTCAACACCAACGGTTGCACGGCTTGTTCAAAAACTTGGATTTAGTGGCTTTTCAAACTTTCAAAATGCATTGAAAGCAGAGCTTGATGAAAAAATTTCAAGCCCTCTCACCAAGCGCGACAAATGGGTAGATGACGCGCCAGACGCGCATTTGTTGAACCGCTTCACCAAAGCAGTGATTGATAATATCAGCCAATCAATGGCTAAAATCGATCCGCAAGATTTCGATAAAGCATGTGGGCTTTTAAGCGACCCTGAAAGAAACATCTTCGTTATGGGTGGGCGCATCACGCGGGCACTTAGCGATTATTTCTTCCTGCATATGCAGGTCATCCGCGAGAATGTTGTCCACATTCCTTCCAACTCAAACGCATGGCCGCACTACTTGCTTGATTTCAAAAAGGGCGATGTCGTGGTGGTTTATGATATTCGCCGTTATGAAAATGGCACCTTAAAGTTTGCTGAAATGGCGCGTGAACGTGGGGTTGAGATTATTCTCTTTTCTGACCAATGGGTGTCCCCTGTCGCCAATCATGCAACCGTTTGCTTCACCAACCACATCGCCGCCCCGTCTGCATGGGATTCGAATATCTCGACCATGTTGATTTCAGAAATCGTGATTGCAGAAGTTCAAGAACGCAATTGGGACAAAACCCGCCCGCGCATGGAAGCGCTGGAAGTGATGTTTGATCGAACACGATTTTTCCGGAAATTTTAG
- a CDS encoding glutathione S-transferase family protein, which yields MTLRLYDYILSGNCYKVRLLLSFLAVEYDAVPVDFYPGKEHKSQAFLKINPAGTIPVLTHGDLVLTETSAILVYIADKFDQSGRFFPKQPSALLGEVMNWLSFSNAITKTAGAARVHEMLDIKTDLQAAQTGAYQALRLLEERLSEQEFDGSPFLVGEHLTIADIACFPYVALAPDGGVMLDDYPAINRWMVTLRKLDRFIEMPGIHPIHESPDKPLPSVQKELERADDE from the coding sequence ATGACGCTTCGCCTCTATGATTATATCTTGTCTGGCAATTGCTATAAGGTGCGCTTGCTGCTTTCGTTTTTGGCGGTTGAATATGACGCTGTTCCCGTCGATTTTTATCCGGGTAAAGAGCATAAGAGCCAAGCTTTCTTGAAGATCAATCCGGCGGGCACTATTCCGGTTTTGACGCATGGTGATCTCGTGCTCACTGAAACCTCTGCGATACTGGTTTATATCGCCGATAAGTTCGACCAAAGCGGACGTTTCTTTCCAAAGCAACCAAGCGCTCTTTTGGGCGAGGTGATGAACTGGTTGTCGTTTTCAAATGCGATCACCAAGACAGCAGGTGCCGCGCGGGTTCATGAAATGCTGGACATCAAAACGGACCTTCAAGCCGCACAGACAGGCGCGTACCAAGCGCTTAGATTGTTGGAGGAACGTTTGAGCGAACAAGAGTTTGATGGCTCACCTTTCCTCGTTGGTGAGCACCTCACCATTGCGGATATTGCTTGTTTTCCTTACGTGGCCCTCGCACCGGATGGTGGTGTGATGCTTGATGATTATCCTGCGATCAACCGATGGATGGTGACCTTGCGCAAGCTTGATCGTTTTATCGAAATGCCTGGAATTCATCCGATCCACGAAAGCCCAGATAAGCCACTTCCTTCGGTGCAAAAAGAGTTGGAGCGGGCTGATGACGAGTAA